The window GGTGTGCGCCCGCAGCGCCCACGTGGCCGACACCGCGGCGGCCGCCGCGCACAGCAGGATCTGCGCGGTGCGCGGCGGCGTTCTCATGCCGACAGCGCTTCGCGGGAGTCCGTGCTGACCAGCCGGGTGACGAGCTGGTGGCGGACCCTGGCGGGGATCGCGGGCGCGAACCGGCGCAGGTAGCTGTCGGCGTGCCCGAGGTCTCCCACCAGGAACAGCAGGTCGAACACCAGCATCCGGCGCACGGCCAGCAGTGGCACCGGGGCGCGCAGCGGCCGGAACGACGGGTTCCACAGCCCCGGCTCGTCGCACACCGGGTGGAACTGGCCGATCATCAGCCCGTTCGCCACGAAGTCGTCCTTCGCCTTGCGCTGCAGCAGGTCCAGCTCGGTCGAGTCGGTGTAGTCCAGTCCCGGCAGCACGATGAGGACCGCCAGCAGCTCGCGTTCCTCCTCGTCCAGGCCCGTGCTGAGCCGCTCGTGCCACGACCGCAGCCGCGCCACCGTCTTCGACAGATCGGCTCGTGGGTCGCGTGGAACGGCTATATAGAACAGGTCCCGGCGCAGCGAGGGCTGGGTGTAGGGGCACACCGGCCCGCCCCGGCCGAGATCCGGGTGCGGCGAGACCAGGAAGTCCTGGCTCCACCGCAGGACCTCGGTCAGCTCCCTGGCGTGCTCGGCCGGGATCTCGCCTCGTGCTATCTCGTCGGCGGTCCAGACGAACAGATGGTTGTCGCCGTTCACCTCGGTTCCCTCCACATCGGACGTAGCGTCGGCCCGCCGGGCAGCCTGATCACGCTGCCCATCGCGGTGAACCCGAAGCTCAGGCACGCGGCGGCGCCCGAGTCTGAGCTGGCCTCGGCGTAGATCGCCTGCCCCTCGCGGTCGGCCGCCGCGAGCAGCGGCGCCATCGCCGCGGAGATGGCGCCGCCGCCCTGGTGTTCGGGGTGGACGGCGCCGAAGGTGACGTAGTAGTGCTCGCGGTGCGACGGGTGGTGCGCCGCCTGCATCCCAAGGATCGTCAGCAGCAGCGACCCCGCGTCCGCGCCGCCGACCGCGTCGGCCAGCCTGCGCTGGATCTCGTCGTCGCGCTCCTGGGCCCGTTCGACCCCGGCGGGGGAGAGGTACAGCAGCGCCGACTCACGCTCGTCGCCGA is drawn from Actinokineospora alba and contains these coding sequences:
- a CDS encoding DUF6875 domain-containing protein, whose translation is MNGDNHLFVWTADEIARGEIPAEHARELTEVLRWSQDFLVSPHPDLGRGGPVCPYTQPSLRRDLFYIAVPRDPRADLSKTVARLRSWHERLSTGLDEEERELLAVLIVLPGLDYTDSTELDLLQRKAKDDFVANGLMIGQFHPVCDEPGLWNPSFRPLRAPVPLLAVRRMLVFDLLFLVGDLGHADSYLRRFAPAIPARVRHQLVTRLVSTDSREALSA
- a CDS encoding GNAT family N-acetyltransferase, whose translation is MDIPGPRQESNDLVGVRLATAADLGWLTDLLCTSFHDDPLTRWILPDPRARRAALPGFFTVFVELSLAHGGIIVGDERESALLYLSPAGVERAQERDDEIQRRLADAVGGADAGSLLLTILGMQAAHHPSHREHYYVTFGAVHPEHQGGGAISAAMAPLLAAADREGQAIYAEASSDSGAAACLSFGFTAMGSVIRLPGGPTLRPMWREPR